One Methanobacterium sp. genomic region harbors:
- a CDS encoding flippase has protein sequence MSRVRKIAKNTTFLLISQIISYIFTFFITMYAARYFGANIFGIWSIALSITGILGIFADLGMSTLMVREISRNLSDRDKYISNIFLIKIILSILTFGLIIIIANIIGYPEIVKNVIYIVTVSVIIGSFSGVLGAIFQANERMEYISLSTILSSVIVLLGTVIMIHYNLSIIFFAFINVISAGLILAYILFKYVQNFPLPELRIDLSFWKPLIKESWPFGITALSGMLYNYIDSIMLSVVQGAEVVGWYSAAYRLMLILLFIPNAINMAIFPVMSQFYTSSKNSLKLMNEKYFKYMIILGVPLGVGVTILADKIILTIFGPGYSQSIIALQILIWTIMLTFAGAPFVQLLQSINKQYIITKISIISAATNILLNLFLIPLFSYIGASFATLISAIFSTVYIFLVTYKSGYGIQYKTVMDDLSKILFATLVMSIFILYFKDLNLFLLIIMATLLYFILIYIVGCIDEVDIMLLKQLRR, from the coding sequence AAGATACTTTGGAGCCAATATATTTGGAATATGGTCTATTGCACTTTCGATTACCGGAATTCTCGGCATCTTTGCGGATTTAGGTATGAGCACGCTTATGGTAAGAGAAATTTCAAGGAATTTATCTGATAGAGATAAATATATCTCCAATATTTTTCTCATAAAAATTATCCTGTCCATTTTAACGTTTGGATTGATAATAATCATCGCCAATATAATTGGATACCCCGAAATCGTTAAAAATGTTATTTATATTGTCACAGTATCTGTGATAATAGGATCTTTTTCAGGTGTTTTAGGTGCTATTTTCCAGGCCAATGAAAGAATGGAATACATATCATTGAGTACCATACTGAGTTCGGTTATAGTGCTTTTAGGCACTGTAATTATGATACACTATAATTTAAGCATTATTTTCTTTGCTTTTATTAATGTGATTTCTGCAGGATTAATCTTAGCATATATCCTTTTCAAATATGTGCAAAACTTTCCGTTGCCTGAACTTAGAATAGATCTTTCATTTTGGAAGCCCCTAATAAAAGAATCATGGCCATTTGGGATAACTGCCCTTAGTGGAATGTTGTATAATTATATTGACTCAATAATGCTATCTGTAGTACAGGGAGCAGAAGTGGTTGGTTGGTACAGTGCTGCATACAGATTAATGCTGATACTGTTGTTTATACCAAATGCAATTAATATGGCTATTTTTCCAGTTATGTCCCAGTTTTACACATCTTCCAAAAATTCGCTTAAATTAATGAACGAAAAATATTTCAAATATATGATCATACTTGGAGTTCCGCTGGGAGTGGGAGTGACAATTTTAGCAGATAAAATTATATTAACGATCTTCGGTCCAGGATATAGTCAATCAATAATTGCCTTACAGATACTGATATGGACAATTATGCTAACTTTTGCAGGGGCTCCATTTGTACAGCTGTTACAATCAATAAATAAACAGTATATTATAACCAAAATCTCTATAATATCTGCTGCAACAAATATATTATTAAATTTATTCTTAATTCCTCTCTTTAGTTATATTGGAGCAAGTTTTGCTACGCTTATATCTGCAATATTTTCAACAGTGTACATTTTTCTGGTTACTTACAAATCTGGTTATGGAATTCAATATAAAACAGTCATGGATGATTTATCAAAGATTTTATTTGCAACTCTGGTCATGAGTATATTTATTTTGTATTTTAAAGATTTAAATCTGTTTTTATTGATTATTATGGCCACTTTGCTGTATTTCATCCTTATTTATATAGTTGGGTGCATTGATGAAGTTGATATAATGCTATTGAAACAATTAAGGAGATAA